Proteins from a single region of Candidatus Zixiibacteriota bacterium:
- a CDS encoding GNAT family N-acetyltransferase yields MKENLRIMSGGQMLIREMKKEDIEDSIELSRTVREKTWEKYEKEVYPRKLLDEELQLYSYDTFLRFIGDENRYGFVAEEDGRIVGLTIGRFDQGGVSDLSWICTALDEQGKGIGKKLINKVADYSQKKGCHKLFAYTTPSLITAVNLYLSSGFVQEAHLRKHWHKLDFLIMSKLLE; encoded by the coding sequence ATGAAAGAGAACTTGCGGATTATGTCTGGAGGTCAAATGCTAATCCGGGAGATGAAAAAAGAAGACATCGAGGATTCGATTGAGCTTTCGAGAACTGTTCGGGAAAAAACCTGGGAGAAGTATGAGAAGGAGGTCTATCCCAGGAAGCTTCTGGATGAGGAGCTTCAACTTTATTCCTATGATACTTTCTTGAGATTTATCGGAGATGAGAACAGATATGGTTTTGTGGCTGAAGAAGACGGCAGAATAGTCGGGCTGACTATCGGCAGATTTGACCAGGGTGGGGTATCAGACCTTTCCTGGATCTGCACGGCATTGGATGAACAGGGTAAAGGGATTGGAAAAAAGCTGATTAACAAAGTCGCAGATTACTCCCAAAAAAAAGGATGCCATAAGCTTTTCGCCTATACCACACCAAGTCTTATTACCGCAGTTAATTTGTATTTGTCATCAGGTTTTGTGCAGGAAGCTCATCTACGCAAGCACTGGCATAAATTAGATTTTCTGATTATGTCAAAATTGTTGGAATGA
- a CDS encoding GNAT family N-acetyltransferase, protein MNPNLSLKIVRIKLKGERLIIRPLSRDDIDKRLKWKPYPDPLYAHYNLGEMTEAQKKEWYLKRKKDPHMLYLSIDSLKEELLGFLNIYDLDWGNKKAKLGIYFGCEHTDKGYGTEAIKTLLPYYFEKMRFKELYLDVAALNKKAIKCYLNCGFEFFRTKFEKHDPRNKINIFGYERFKDIRKYFKQEGDEILVQFKEMRITKEIWEKKQVDSR, encoded by the coding sequence ATGAATCCAAACTTATCCCTCAAAATAGTCCGCATTAAGCTTAAAGGAGAAAGGCTAATCATCCGTCCGCTTAGCAGGGACGATATTGACAAAAGGCTAAAATGGAAACCTTACCCTGATCCGTTATATGCTCATTACAATTTAGGGGAGATGACTGAGGCTCAGAAAAAGGAATGGTATCTGAAAAGAAAAAAAGACCCTCATATGCTTTACCTGTCCATTGACAGTCTCAAAGAGGAGCTTTTAGGATTTTTAAATATCTATGACCTTGACTGGGGGAATAAAAAGGCAAAGCTAGGCATCTATTTCGGGTGTGAACATACTGATAAAGGTTATGGGACTGAAGCAATTAAGACCCTTCTGCCTTATTATTTTGAGAAGATGAGATTCAAGGAGCTGTATTTAGATGTTGCCGCTTTGAACAAAAAGGCTATTAAATGTTATCTCAATTGCGGGTTTGAATTTTTCAGAACTAAATTCGAAAAACATGATCCGAGAAACAAGATAAATATCTTTGGATATGAACGTTTCAAAGATATAAGGAAATATTTCAAACAAGAGGGTGATGAAATCCTGGTGCAGTTCAAGGAGATGAGGATAACTAAGGAGATTTGGGAGAAGAAACAAGTAGATAGTAGGTAG
- the tilS gene encoding tRNA lysidine(34) synthetase TilS yields MEILLKFEQTIGRFNMLQKGDRVIVACSGGPDSVALLYLLYQIKEKYDLKLFVALINHKLRGEESDKDERFVKSLARDLRLDFHTRSFDVAKIARKKKLSIEEAAREVRYQYLDKLAQRLKATKIALGHNADDQAETVLMRLIRGTGALGLTGMSIVRGKIIRPLLQIKREEIEEFLKEQNLDFRIDSSNLRQDYLRNRIRLELLPHLKRNYNPKIIDTLNRTASILTAQEDYLEKETLKEFGKVAKAQKEKISLDLDKLFSYDIFLQREMLRLVFERLGGGGFKASFNLVERVLSLAQQKKAGRRVFLNKDVLAEISARHLNFYKVKKTEKDQPLIFPGIVESRKFGIRLDSEVIKRKNLKEKPYSKDEMTASLDWDKLKPPFILRNPRTGDRFRPLGMKGTKSLKDFLTDLKVPRYEKERVLVLTSNDWIVWVLGYRIADEFKVRKTTENILKIEAKETGE; encoded by the coding sequence ATGGAAATACTGCTGAAATTTGAACAGACAATCGGGCGTTTTAATATGCTACAAAAGGGGGATAGGGTAATTGTTGCCTGTTCCGGAGGTCCGGATTCTGTGGCGCTGCTTTATCTTTTATATCAGATAAAGGAAAAATATGATTTGAAACTTTTTGTTGCTCTTATAAATCATAAGCTCAGGGGTGAAGAGTCAGATAAGGACGAGAGATTTGTCAAAAGCTTGGCACGGGATTTAAGATTAGACTTTCATACCAGGTCTTTCGATGTCGCAAAAATTGCCAGGAAGAAAAAGCTTTCTATCGAAGAAGCTGCCAGGGAAGTCAGGTATCAGTACTTGGACAAGTTAGCTCAAAGGTTAAAAGCGACCAAAATAGCCTTAGGACATAATGCAGATGACCAGGCAGAAACCGTGCTGATGCGCCTGATCAGAGGAACAGGAGCTTTAGGTCTGACAGGAATGTCGATTGTAAGGGGTAAGATCATCAGACCACTTCTGCAAATAAAAAGAGAGGAGATAGAGGAGTTTCTCAAAGAACAAAATCTTGATTTCCGAATCGATTCATCTAATTTAAGACAGGATTACCTGAGAAACAGGATAAGATTGGAGCTTTTGCCTCATCTCAAAAGGAATTATAATCCGAAAATCATCGATACACTAAACCGGACTGCTTCTATTTTAACTGCTCAGGAAGATTATCTCGAGAAAGAGACTCTAAAGGAATTTGGAAAGGTGGCAAAGGCTCAAAAGGAGAAGATTTCGCTTGATTTAGATAAGTTATTTAGTTATGATATTTTTTTACAAAGAGAGATGCTCAGGTTGGTTTTCGAACGGTTAGGAGGAGGTGGATTTAAGGCAAGTTTCAATCTGGTAGAGCGGGTTCTGAGCTTAGCTCAGCAAAAGAAGGCAGGCAGAAGAGTCTTCCTGAATAAAGATGTTCTGGCTGAAATCTCTGCCAGGCATCTGAATTTCTATAAGGTAAAAAAGACGGAAAAAGATCAGCCGTTGATTTTTCCGGGAATAGTAGAGTCCAGAAAATTCGGGATAAGGTTAGATTCAGAGGTAATCAAAAGGAAAAATCTGAAAGAAAAGCCTTATTCAAAAGACGAGATGACTGCCTCCCTCGACTGGGATAAGTTGAAACCGCCGTTCATCTTAAGAAATCCGAGGACAGGGGACCGGTTCAGACCTCTGGGAATGAAGGGGACCAAAAGTCTGAAAGATTTCCTGACAGACCTTAAAGTTCCTCGTTATGAAAAGGAAAGAGTTCTGGTTTTAACCTCCAATGATTGGATAGTCTGGGTCTTGGGATATAGAATTGCAGATGAATTCAAAGTGAGAAAAACCACAGAGAATATCTTAAAAATAGAAGCTAAAGAAACTGGAGAATGA
- the hpt gene encoding hypoxanthine phosphoribosyltransferase, whose product MRRKGIKIIIPKRELDKRIRELGSKISRDYAGKEPILIGILKGSFIFLADLVRQIKIPHQVDFIAVASYGQEIVGSGAVKLIKDLNVNIEGKDVIIIEDIVDTGLTLNFIKKNLLLRCPKSIEIVTLLDRKERRKVEVPIRYAGFAIPNEFVVGYGLDLAERYRNLPYIARVEGAKLSQRKLEL is encoded by the coding sequence ATGAGAAGAAAAGGGATTAAGATAATCATCCCAAAAAGGGAGCTGGACAAACGGATAAGAGAGTTAGGGAGTAAAATCTCCAGGGACTATGCGGGTAAAGAGCCGATATTAATCGGGATACTCAAGGGCAGCTTCATTTTCTTAGCTGATCTGGTCAGGCAGATAAAAATCCCGCATCAGGTCGATTTCATTGCAGTTGCCAGCTATGGCCAGGAGATAGTCGGCAGCGGGGCAGTCAAACTGATCAAGGACCTAAACGTTAATATCGAGGGAAAAGACGTAATAATCATAGAGGATATCGTGGATACTGGTTTAACCCTGAACTTCATAAAAAAAAACTTGCTTCTGCGTTGTCCGAAAAGCATAGAGATAGTTACCCTTTTAGACCGTAAGGAGAGGAGAAAAGTCGAGGTCCCGATCAGATATGCAGGTTTTGCAATACCCAACGAGTTCGTCGTGGGTTACGGATTGGACTTAGCCGAAAGATACCGTAACCTGCCTTATATAGCCAGGGTCGAAGGAGCGAAGTTGTCCCAAAGAAAGCTTGAGCTTTGA
- the ftsH gene encoding ATP-dependent zinc metalloprotease FtsH: MNGKKENSNRGNRFKPEKKNRSKRVPEGEKPGGEFPWRKAGRTLLIWLVLIIISVYLFQYYNRGFKKEAEINYTEFLEQLDSNNVKTALMVEKDISGDFVKPIKKTEGNVTRSYLNYKLHLPFDDPSLLQKLVAKGVQIKAEPPKFNWSGLLLGVLPYLLLLGFLWFILFRQMQGGTKGIFSFGKSRARLQTGNTPKVTFNDVAGADEAKQELQEVIEFLKDPSKFQRLGGKIPKGVLLLGAPGTGKTLLARAVAGEAGVPFFSMSGSDFVEMFVGVGASRVRDLFDQGKKNAPCIIFIDEIDAVGRHRGAGLGGGHDEREQTLNQLLVEMDGFESNEGVILLAATNRPDVLDPALLRPGRFDRQVVVDIPDVKGREGILKVHIRKIKMSEDVNLSILARGTPGLSGADLANLVNEAALLAARKNHDKVTMDDFEEAKDKVMMGTERRSLVINEEEKKLTAYHESGHALVAKLTPGSDPVHKMTIIPRGLSLGLTHYLPIDEKHTHSKGYLETKLVHLLGGRVAERLVFNELTTGAGNDIERATELARKMVCEWGMSDKLGPLTFGKKEEEIFLGREIAKHRDYSEMTAQEIDEEVKRIVEEAEKKAFDLLSGNLDKLHLLAEALLEKEILDGEEIDRILRGEKLENKNSDQKSKVEDKKESK, encoded by the coding sequence ATGAATGGAAAAAAAGAAAACTCGAATCGAGGCAACAGGTTTAAGCCTGAGAAGAAGAATAGATCGAAAAGAGTCCCTGAAGGTGAAAAACCAGGTGGTGAATTCCCCTGGAGAAAAGCAGGAAGGACTCTTCTGATCTGGCTGGTTTTGATCATCATCTCGGTGTACCTTTTCCAGTATTACAATCGCGGCTTTAAAAAAGAAGCCGAGATAAACTATACTGAGTTTTTGGAGCAGCTTGATTCCAATAATGTTAAAACCGCTCTTATGGTGGAGAAGGATATAAGTGGCGATTTCGTTAAGCCAATTAAAAAGACAGAAGGTAATGTTACCAGATCATACCTGAATTACAAACTGCATCTCCCTTTTGATGACCCTTCTCTTTTACAGAAATTAGTAGCAAAAGGGGTGCAGATAAAAGCTGAACCACCCAAATTCAACTGGTCAGGGCTTCTCCTGGGGGTACTGCCTTATCTTCTGCTCTTGGGTTTTCTCTGGTTTATCCTTTTCAGGCAGATGCAAGGGGGCACCAAAGGGATATTCTCTTTTGGCAAAAGCCGTGCCAGACTCCAGACCGGGAATACTCCTAAGGTCACCTTCAACGATGTAGCAGGAGCAGACGAGGCTAAACAGGAGTTGCAGGAGGTCATAGAGTTTTTAAAAGACCCTTCTAAATTCCAGAGATTAGGAGGTAAAATCCCCAAAGGGGTGTTACTTTTAGGGGCACCCGGCACGGGCAAGACCCTTTTAGCCAGAGCAGTTGCCGGAGAAGCCGGGGTTCCTTTTTTCAGTATGAGCGGGTCAGATTTTGTGGAGATGTTCGTGGGAGTCGGTGCCTCCAGGGTCAGGGACCTATTTGACCAGGGAAAGAAAAATGCCCCCTGTATAATCTTCATCGATGAAATAGATGCAGTAGGCCGTCACAGAGGCGCAGGATTGGGCGGCGGGCATGACGAGAGAGAACAGACCTTAAATCAGCTTTTGGTGGAGATGGATGGTTTTGAGTCGAATGAGGGCGTGATTCTCTTAGCAGCCACTAACCGCCCGGATGTTTTAGACCCGGCTCTTTTAAGACCTGGCAGATTCGACCGCCAGGTGGTAGTAGATATTCCTGACGTAAAAGGTAGAGAGGGCATCTTGAAAGTTCATATCCGGAAAATAAAGATGTCTGAGGATGTAAATCTATCAATCTTAGCCAGAGGAACTCCAGGTCTTTCAGGAGCAGACTTAGCTAACCTGGTGAATGAGGCAGCACTTTTAGCTGCCAGAAAAAATCATGATAAGGTTACTATGGATGATTTTGAGGAGGCAAAGGATAAGGTGATGATGGGAACTGAGAGGAGAAGCCTGGTAATAAATGAAGAGGAGAAAAAACTTACCGCTTATCATGAGTCCGGGCATGCACTGGTGGCTAAACTTACCCCTGGTTCTGATCCGGTTCACAAGATGACCATAATCCCCAGGGGGTTATCCCTGGGTTTAACCCATTATCTGCCCATAGATGAAAAGCATACCCATTCCAAAGGGTATCTGGAGACCAAGCTGGTGCACCTTTTAGGCGGCAGGGTTGCAGAGAGGTTAGTCTTCAATGAGCTGACCACTGGAGCGGGGAATGATATCGAGAGAGCTACTGAGCTTGCCAGAAAGATGGTATGCGAATGGGGGATGAGCGACAAGTTAGGTCCTTTGACCTTCGGGAAAAAAGAAGAGGAGATCTTTTTAGGACGGGAGATAGCCAAACACAGGGATTACAGCGAAATGACTGCTCAGGAGATCGACGAGGAGGTAAAAAGGATTGTCGAAGAAGCGGAGAAAAAAGCCTTCGATCTTTTAAGCGGCAACTTAGATAAGCTTCATCTTTTAGCTGAGGCTCTTTTAGAGAAGGAGATTCTGGATGGAGAGGAGATAGACCGGATTCTAAGGGGGGAGAAACTTGAGAATAAAAACAGTGACCAGAAAAGCAAAGTAGAAGATAAAAAGGAATCAAAATAA
- the folP gene encoding dihydropteroate synthase codes for MNLKGQGLKELNQKKGYLLEIGQRVLDLSSRTHLMGVLNVTPDSFSDGGKFFKPEEAVKQGLKLAEEGADIIDIGGESTRPGSEPVTIEEELRRVIPVIEELTKMIQVPISIDTYKSRVAKEALDSGASMVNDISGLRYDPEMKKVIAKYDVPVVLMHIKGTPKNMQENPHYDNLIEEIKTYLIESIKIAKEAGIDEDKIIIDPGIGFGKTPEDNLRILKNLNEFTELGRPLMVGVSRKSFIGKILNLPTEERLEGSLASMAAAIMNDANILRVHNVKESKRVAKLVDAILTSG; via the coding sequence ATGAACCTTAAAGGACAAGGACTAAAAGAGCTCAATCAGAAGAAAGGATACTTACTGGAAATTGGACAGAGAGTACTTGATCTTTCCTCTCGCACACATCTTATGGGTGTGCTGAATGTTACCCCGGATTCATTTTCAGATGGAGGAAAGTTTTTCAAGCCGGAGGAGGCAGTAAAACAGGGGCTCAAATTAGCAGAAGAAGGTGCGGATATAATCGATATAGGCGGTGAATCTACCAGACCGGGTTCAGAACCCGTAACTATCGAGGAAGAACTGCGCAGAGTTATACCGGTGATTGAGGAATTAACTAAAATGATTCAGGTCCCGATCTCGATAGACACCTATAAATCCAGAGTAGCAAAGGAGGCTTTGGACTCCGGGGCTTCAATGGTCAACGACATAAGCGGGTTGAGGTATGATCCTGAGATGAAGAAAGTCATAGCTAAATACGATGTTCCGGTAGTCTTAATGCATATTAAGGGAACACCGAAGAATATGCAGGAGAATCCTCATTATGATAACCTGATTGAAGAGATTAAAACATATCTAATAGAATCTATAAAAATTGCCAAAGAAGCCGGTATCGATGAAGACAAAATAATTATCGATCCCGGAATAGGGTTTGGTAAAACCCCGGAAGATAACTTAAGGATATTGAAAAATCTTAATGAGTTCACAGAGTTAGGCAGACCACTTATGGTTGGAGTTTCGCGTAAGTCGTTTATCGGAAAAATATTAAATCTGCCGACTGAAGAGAGGTTAGAGGGTAGTTTAGCCTCGATGGCAGCTGCCATAATGAACGACGCAAATATCTTAAGAGTGCATAATGTCAAAGAAAGCAAAAGGGTGGCAAAATTAGTGGATGCAATCTTAACGTCAGGTTAG
- the cdaA gene encoding diadenylate cyclase CdaA, translating to MTLFHVGFLKFGIVDLIDVAIVAFLFYRFLILVKGTRSIQILFGIFALIVIAFVAFWFQLEGLKWLITNIATVGVIVLVIVFQPEVRKALAEFGQSRPFRLFIRFEKQKVLDELVKGLIKLSELRYGALIVLERETGLKNFIETGKALNAQLSSELLLTLFTPYTPLHDGAVIVRGETVVAAACTLPLTQKREYADLYGMRHKAGIGVTEDSDALAVIVSEETGEISVATDGKLRKDIEKSRLRDVLIQLIEGKK from the coding sequence ATGACACTCTTTCACGTAGGGTTTTTGAAATTCGGCATAGTCGACTTAATCGATGTGGCGATTGTGGCATTTCTTTTCTACCGTTTTCTGATCCTGGTCAAAGGAACCAGGTCAATCCAGATTTTGTTTGGAATCTTTGCTCTGATCGTGATCGCGTTCGTGGCGTTTTGGTTTCAATTAGAAGGGTTGAAATGGCTGATAACCAATATAGCCACTGTCGGGGTAATTGTTCTGGTAATCGTATTCCAGCCAGAAGTGAGAAAAGCTTTGGCTGAATTCGGGCAAAGCCGTCCCTTTCGTCTTTTCATCCGATTTGAAAAGCAGAAGGTCTTAGATGAGCTGGTCAAGGGATTGATAAAGCTTTCGGAGCTTAGATACGGAGCTTTGATTGTCCTGGAAAGGGAAACCGGGCTGAAGAATTTCATAGAGACCGGGAAAGCTTTGAATGCCCAGCTTTCCAGTGAACTGCTTCTGACCCTATTCACGCCTTACACTCCTCTGCATGATGGAGCTGTGATCGTCAGAGGAGAAACGGTGGTAGCAGCCGCCTGCACCCTGCCTTTAACTCAGAAAAGAGAATATGCTGACCTGTACGGGATGAGACATAAAGCTGGAATCGGGGTGACTGAGGATTCTGATGCTTTAGCTGTGATCGTATCTGAGGAGACCGGGGAAATATCCGTAGCTACCGATGGTAAGTTGAGAAAAGATATTGAGAAGAGCAGATTGAGAGATGTTTTAATTCAGCTGATCGAGGGAAAGAAATAG
- the obgE gene encoding GTPase ObgE: MFVDYAEIEVWGGKGGNGCISFRREKYLPKGGPNGGDGGKGGDLILKVDPDLSTLLDFHYKRIYKAENGKHGEGKDRTGEGGKDLVVKIPPGTMVKDKESGEVLGDLVSPEDLFIAAKGGRGGKGNAHFKSSTNQAPRFAQPGEKGETRKIILELKLLADVGIVGPPNAGKSTLLARISDARPKIGPYPFTTLRPNLGVVRLKSGKNFILADIPGLIEGAHKGKGLGLDFLRHIQRTKILVFLLDVTVPDIPLEYNRLKQELKLYDLSLLEKPAILALNKIDLLPDKEKKKIKVNLDLPSVKISALTGVGIKELLNIISRELEKGRLQEKGEVKIGAF, translated from the coding sequence ATGTTCGTAGATTATGCAGAGATAGAAGTATGGGGAGGTAAAGGTGGGAATGGATGCATCAGCTTCAGAAGGGAGAAATATCTTCCCAAAGGAGGTCCCAATGGAGGCGACGGAGGAAAGGGAGGAGATCTGATTCTAAAAGTGGATCCAGACCTTTCCACCTTGCTGGATTTTCATTATAAGAGAATTTACAAAGCAGAAAATGGCAAACATGGCGAAGGTAAAGATAGAACAGGAGAAGGCGGTAAAGATCTGGTGGTGAAAATTCCTCCTGGCACAATGGTGAAGGATAAAGAATCAGGAGAGGTGTTAGGTGATCTGGTCTCCCCTGAGGACTTATTCATAGCAGCCAAGGGTGGGAGAGGAGGAAAAGGGAATGCGCATTTTAAGTCCTCCACTAACCAGGCGCCCCGATTTGCCCAGCCGGGTGAAAAAGGTGAAACAAGAAAAATAATCCTGGAGTTGAAGCTCTTGGCAGACGTGGGGATTGTTGGACCGCCTAATGCAGGCAAATCCACACTTTTGGCCAGGATTTCAGATGCCAGACCCAAAATAGGTCCATACCCATTTACCACCCTCAGGCCGAACTTAGGAGTGGTCAGGTTAAAAAGCGGCAAAAATTTCATTTTAGCCGATATTCCGGGGCTGATCGAGGGTGCCCATAAGGGAAAAGGGTTAGGGCTTGATTTCCTAAGACATATACAAAGGACTAAGATACTGGTTTTTCTATTAGATGTGACTGTGCCTGACATACCTCTGGAATATAATAGGCTCAAACAGGAACTCAAATTGTATGATCTTTCGCTTCTTGAGAAACCTGCGATTTTAGCTTTAAACAAAATCGATCTTTTGCCTGATAAGGAGAAGAAAAAAATTAAAGTTAACCTGGATCTGCCAAGCGTAAAGATCTCAGCCCTGACAGGGGTCGGGATTAAAGAGCTTTTAAATATCATCAGCCGGGAACTGGAAAAAGGTAGGCTGCAGGAAAAGGGAGAGGTAAAGATTGGAGCATTCTAA
- the dprA gene encoding DNA-processing protein DprA: MEVSEIRDWIGLSLVPGVGPKRFVSLLNHFGSPRQVFSAGLRELKQIPDIGEMTAQNIKTFSSWEEAEKQSLRVGKDGIRFITFKCAEYPPGLKNIYDPPPFLFVKGEIKNEDSKALAIVGTRLPSSYGKLIAEKITRELAEKGITIVSGFARGVDSTSHHFALESKGRTVAVFGSGLDVIYPPENKKLAERIEKNGALISEFLLGTEPEGNNFPKRNRLISGLSLGVIIIEAGIKSGALLTAQLALEQGREVFAIPGNISSKGSQGTNWLIKNGATLVTRAEDILEELKNVFSNETEEPKKDIGFSLSEQEQKVYQLLSTEPAHIDLIARESQLTTPQALSLLLNLELKGAVKQLSGKNFIRV; this comes from the coding sequence TTGGAGGTTTCTGAGATAAGGGATTGGATCGGGTTATCTTTAGTCCCGGGAGTTGGACCAAAAAGGTTTGTCTCGCTTTTAAATCATTTTGGCTCACCCAGGCAAGTGTTTTCAGCCGGGTTAAGGGAGCTTAAGCAGATACCGGACATTGGTGAGATGACTGCTCAGAACATAAAAACCTTCAGCTCCTGGGAAGAGGCTGAAAAGCAAAGCCTAAGAGTGGGAAAAGACGGGATCAGATTCATCACTTTTAAGTGTGCTGAATATCCTCCTGGCCTGAAAAATATCTATGACCCTCCTCCTTTCCTTTTCGTAAAGGGGGAGATTAAAAATGAAGATTCTAAAGCTTTAGCCATTGTGGGGACCAGACTGCCGTCATCTTACGGCAAGCTCATCGCTGAAAAGATCACCCGTGAATTAGCAGAAAAAGGAATAACCATAGTCAGCGGGTTTGCCCGGGGAGTCGATTCGACCTCGCATCACTTTGCCCTGGAGTCAAAAGGAAGGACAGTTGCAGTTTTTGGGTCCGGGCTGGATGTTATTTATCCGCCAGAGAACAAGAAATTAGCTGAGAGGATTGAGAAAAACGGCGCTTTAATCTCAGAGTTTCTATTAGGCACAGAGCCGGAAGGGAACAACTTTCCTAAGAGGAACAGGCTGATAAGCGGTCTCTCCCTTGGGGTGATAATCATCGAAGCCGGAATAAAAAGCGGGGCGCTTCTCACGGCTCAGCTTGCCTTAGAGCAAGGTAGGGAGGTCTTCGCTATTCCAGGCAACATAAGCTCCAAGGGGAGCCAGGGGACCAACTGGCTGATCAAAAATGGAGCTACTCTGGTGACCCGGGCTGAGGACATCTTAGAGGAGCTGAAGAATGTTTTTTCCAATGAAACAGAAGAACCTAAGAAGGACATAGGTTTTTCACTTTCTGAGCAGGAACAAAAAGTTTACCAGCTCCTTTCCACTGAACCAGCTCACATAGACCTGATTGCCAGGGAAAGCCAGCTTACAACCCCCCAGGCACTGTCGCTTTTGCTTAACTTAGAGCTAAAAGGAGCTGTTAAACAGCTTTCAGGCAAGAATTTCATACGGGTTTAA
- a CDS encoding HPr family phosphocarrier protein, with product MTEKKIQVINRLGLHARPAALLVQKASRFQSEIRLVKDEYELNAKSIMSVMMLAAEMGSFITIKAWGEDEAQAVEEIAKLFLEKFGED from the coding sequence TTGACGGAAAAGAAAATCCAGGTAATAAACCGCTTAGGGCTGCATGCTCGCCCGGCCGCTCTTTTAGTGCAGAAAGCCAGCCGGTTCCAGTCGGAGATCAGGCTGGTAAAGGATGAATACGAGCTGAATGCCAAAAGCATTATGAGTGTGATGATGTTAGCGGCGGAGATGGGGAGTTTCATAACCATAAAAGCCTGGGGCGAAGATGAAGCCCAGGCAGTGGAGGAGATAGCCAAGCTTTTCCTGGAGAAGTTTGGCGAGGACTGA